In Aminobacterium sp. MB27-C1, a single genomic region encodes these proteins:
- the fliI gene encoding flagellar protein export ATPase FliI: MNSEKSRELLWDVLEARLSKNQLIKINGRVVQVVGLVVESQGPDVRVGDLCQIRFRGDSPPLKAEVVGFREDRVLLMPLGSLKDVGPGCDVVSMERPLGVHVGRNLLGRVLDGLGQPMDDKGPIIASDFYPLYADPPHPLRRQMISSHLSVGVKAIDGILTLGTGQRIGIFAGSGVGKSTLLGMMARNTEADINVIALVGERGREVREFIDHDLGAQGMERSVLVVATSDQPPLIRLKAALTATAIAEYFRDQGKNVLLMMDSVTRVARAQREVGLAIGEPPTTRGYTPSVFEALPRLLERAGAGERGSITGIYTVLVEGDDMNEPVADTVRGILDGHVVLSRKIASKNFYPAIDILNSVSRVMPSVVSKEHLKAVSRIREAIAVHREAEDLVNIGAYKEGSNRKIDWALSHIEDIHAFLCQSTDEKYTFEETESSLMTLAPFAEDI; this comes from the coding sequence TTGAACTCCGAAAAGAGTAGGGAGCTTCTATGGGATGTTTTAGAGGCCCGACTTTCTAAAAATCAATTAATAAAAATTAACGGTCGAGTGGTACAAGTTGTGGGGCTCGTTGTGGAATCTCAAGGTCCTGATGTTCGAGTTGGAGATTTATGCCAGATACGCTTTCGCGGCGACTCTCCTCCGTTAAAGGCGGAAGTTGTCGGCTTCAGAGAAGATAGAGTTCTTTTAATGCCTTTAGGGAGCTTAAAAGATGTTGGGCCTGGATGTGACGTTGTTTCTATGGAACGTCCTCTGGGAGTGCATGTAGGTCGTAACCTCCTTGGTAGGGTTCTTGATGGCTTAGGGCAGCCTATGGATGATAAGGGACCTATTATTGCTTCAGATTTTTACCCTCTTTATGCAGATCCGCCTCATCCGTTACGAAGACAGATGATTTCCTCCCATCTTTCTGTAGGAGTAAAGGCAATAGATGGTATTTTAACATTGGGTACTGGGCAGCGAATCGGAATTTTTGCCGGTTCCGGCGTGGGAAAAAGTACTCTTCTGGGAATGATGGCCAGAAATACGGAAGCAGACATAAATGTTATTGCTCTTGTTGGAGAACGAGGACGAGAAGTTAGAGAGTTTATAGATCATGATCTTGGCGCGCAAGGTATGGAACGTTCAGTGCTTGTTGTTGCAACGTCAGATCAACCTCCTCTCATACGCTTAAAAGCGGCCTTGACAGCTACAGCAATAGCGGAATATTTTCGAGATCAAGGTAAAAATGTGCTTTTGATGATGGATTCTGTAACTCGAGTAGCCAGAGCTCAGCGAGAAGTAGGTTTAGCTATAGGAGAGCCGCCTACAACCCGAGGATATACTCCTTCTGTTTTTGAGGCTCTTCCTCGGTTATTGGAAAGAGCTGGCGCCGGAGAGCGTGGAAGCATTACCGGTATTTATACCGTTCTTGTTGAAGGTGACGATATGAATGAGCCTGTCGCTGATACCGTACGGGGTATTCTTGATGGACACGTTGTGCTTTCTCGAAAGATAGCTTCGAAAAATTTTTACCCTGCTATTGATATTCTGAACAGTGTGAGTCGAGTTATGCCTTCTGTTGTTTCCAAAGAACATTTAAAGGCTGTTTCCAGAATACGAGAAGCTATAGCTGTTCATCGAGAAGCGGAAGATTTGGTCAATATTGGGGCATATAAAGAGGGCTCTAACCGTAAGATTGATTGGGCCTTAAGTCATATAGAAGATATACATGCTTTTCTTTGCCAGTCGACTGACGAAAAATATACTTTTGAAGAGACAGAATCAAGTCTTATGACATTGGCTCCATTTGCCGAAGATATATAA
- a CDS encoding lytic transglycosylase domain-containing protein: MQAKRVGLERVIKRINEIQERFCPNEAPKQEKKRERFVDVLSRVERESSLDVNVLPEKENSKIPTSENVSLNSIIKRHAKNYNVDENLIRAVIKMESGGKTDAVSPKGAMGLMQLMPGTARMLGVNNPYNPDENIEGGVKYLAFLSDKYKGDLEQALAAYNAGPSRVDSYGGIPPFPETQQYVQNVLAEYKRNIGSE; the protein is encoded by the coding sequence TTGCAGGCAAAAAGAGTAGGATTGGAACGAGTTATAAAACGTATAAATGAGATTCAGGAGCGCTTCTGCCCGAATGAAGCGCCTAAACAAGAAAAAAAGAGAGAACGATTTGTTGATGTCTTGTCGCGTGTAGAAAGAGAATCTAGCCTTGATGTGAACGTTTTGCCAGAAAAAGAAAACAGCAAAATTCCTACCTCAGAAAATGTTTCTTTAAATTCGATCATAAAGCGCCATGCTAAAAATTACAATGTGGATGAAAACCTTATTCGTGCCGTAATAAAGATGGAATCTGGGGGGAAAACAGATGCTGTTTCTCCTAAGGGGGCTATGGGGCTTATGCAATTGATGCCGGGAACGGCGCGTATGTTGGGGGTTAATAATCCTTATAATCCCGACGAAAATATAGAGGGCGGTGTAAAATATCTGGCCTTTTTGTCCGATAAATATAAGGGGGATTTAGAGCAGGCTCTTGCAGCATATAATGCGGGGCCTTCTCGGGTTGATTCCTACGGAGGTATTCCGCCCTTCCCTGAAACGCAGCAATATGTTCAAAACGTTTTAGCAGAATATAAGCGAAATATAGGGAGCGAATAG
- a CDS encoding flagellar hook capping FlgD N-terminal domain-containing protein, with translation MFVQSTDYSVTGSATTASATSATEQKSKTDSNGGLDQDAFFKILITQLTHQDPMNPLQDREFIAQMAQFTTVEKLTNMGKVVDEMATVNRGNAVSYLGKNVSFYDENGEVMTSKVQAVWFDDKEGVILQVPEGQIKLAGVLSVS, from the coding sequence ATGTTTGTACAAAGTACCGATTATTCAGTAACAGGCTCTGCTACAACAGCTTCTGCCACAAGCGCGACAGAACAGAAAAGTAAAACCGATTCGAATGGAGGATTGGATCAAGACGCTTTCTTCAAAATCTTGATCACTCAGTTGACCCACCAAGACCCCATGAATCCTTTACAAGATAGAGAATTCATTGCTCAGATGGCTCAATTTACTACAGTAGAAAAATTGACGAATATGGGCAAGGTTGTAGACGAAATGGCTACTGTAAATCGAGGGAATGCAGTTTCTTATCTTGGTAAAAACGTAAGTTTCTATGATGAGAACGGAGAAGTTATGACATCTAAAGTTCAGGCTGTTTGGTTTGACGATAAAGAGGGTGTTATTCTTCAGGTTCCCGAGGGGCAAATCAAATTGGCAGGAGTTCTTTCTGTTTCATAA
- a CDS encoding MotE family protein, translating into MPDDNLWAEDTERELQENQGSSRPVSPRKKGSRLRRRLGLFFVLLIIGAGVVLGLHLGGVWDIRPFAEKLGIIKSETLSPADRRQQELEEWASRLSKKENELNEKEHNLEVLSQDLVSRKDALLVKETEIQALEKDSNDSKVQNEESLQALVQTFQEMSSRRAASIIEQLDQKLAVKLLLKMPEDSVASILGRMDPGRAALLTEQLALQKDR; encoded by the coding sequence ATGCCTGACGATAATTTATGGGCAGAGGATACAGAACGGGAGTTACAGGAAAATCAGGGCTCATCCCGGCCCGTCTCTCCACGTAAAAAGGGGAGTAGACTGAGGCGTAGATTGGGCCTTTTTTTTGTTTTGCTCATTATAGGGGCTGGCGTAGTTTTAGGACTCCATTTAGGTGGGGTTTGGGATATTCGCCCCTTTGCGGAAAAATTAGGCATAATTAAAAGCGAGACTCTCTCTCCAGCCGATCGCCGACAACAAGAGTTAGAAGAGTGGGCAAGCCGCTTGAGTAAAAAAGAAAATGAACTTAATGAAAAAGAGCATAATCTTGAAGTTCTTTCTCAAGACCTTGTCTCTAGAAAAGATGCTCTTCTTGTGAAGGAAACTGAAATCCAGGCCTTGGAAAAGGATTCTAATGATAGCAAAGTTCAAAACGAAGAGTCTTTACAAGCGTTAGTTCAGACTTTTCAGGAAATGTCGTCGCGTCGGGCTGCATCTATCATTGAGCAGTTAGATCAGAAATTGGCAGTGAAACTACTTTTGAAAATGCCTGAAGATAGTGTTGCATCTATATTAGGACGTATGGACCCAGGACGGGCAGCCTTGCTGACGGAACAGCTTGCACTTCAGAAAGATAGGTGA
- a CDS encoding flagellar export protein FliJ: protein MIERIKRFQKILSTREKVRDEERLLLSEKRNYEQNIVSLMNGLQEEKQQALHVFSTQDNCLFSPQDMWYRRKSIDCIERKLDEAHEALLQIQYAIRQSEERLLQKHKDVKVMETYLGKMKDEYNQVVSRMEQEELDDIATIRFENKSGE, encoded by the coding sequence ATGATTGAACGTATAAAACGCTTCCAAAAGATTTTGTCGACACGAGAAAAGGTAAGAGATGAAGAACGCTTACTTTTAAGTGAAAAGCGTAATTATGAGCAAAATATTGTTTCCTTAATGAATGGATTGCAAGAAGAAAAACAACAAGCATTACATGTTTTCAGTACGCAGGATAACTGTCTTTTTTCCCCTCAGGATATGTGGTATAGACGAAAATCCATTGATTGTATCGAAAGAAAATTAGACGAAGCGCACGAGGCATTGTTACAGATACAGTATGCTATTCGTCAATCAGAAGAACGTCTTCTTCAGAAACATAAAGACGTAAAGGTTATGGAGACATATCTTGGTAAGATGAAAGATGAGTATAACCAAGTCGTGTCACGAATGGAGCAAGAAGAACTTGACGATATAGCTACGATACGATTCGAGAATAAGTCTGGGGAGTGA
- a CDS encoding flagellar hook-length control protein FliK — MQGDFFSVISMGELLTEPNNTLQPDMKVTTELDFATLVAALSENVSGETEKDSLSNLNLIASDKSDKSDKKERGQSLSLSSLYATCPPLVNILLTKTEAESETAEKKIEMTTVNETETLIDSVTTEKTKKEENLQQNPSELLPQKEMDQLEEKGSGLLEEITIDEEKAAEIEVLKGSINVNNKDKKVSSEKEEEKPLIKGFVRNHDKGEVQGPKEEKFPLDKISVVGDSIPNIEKSFSHVKREIEDNVLPPQEIITSDKSVSQQTDMGNTQSDSLDLHKESQDVDVPHKWGIEKDKTNTSVSQHPFHEVMAQNIVKEKSDLNRMNTVPQAFQRGVYVGTNQGEQIQTGMTHVLRFLHTRGETKAKVVIEPPALGRVDVELLSSQRGVEAFLRVSSESLRHIVQEQLPALRSAFSQQGLVLADCSVDVRKENEHSGQNQQNKRRGIKVAMDALDETEEPLAFRLDLEQGLLVWMA, encoded by the coding sequence ATGCAAGGTGATTTTTTTTCAGTTATTTCAATGGGGGAGCTTCTTACCGAGCCGAATAATACCCTTCAACCTGATATGAAAGTAACTACTGAGTTGGATTTTGCAACTCTTGTTGCAGCTCTGTCAGAAAACGTATCAGGAGAGACAGAAAAAGATTCTCTTTCTAACCTTAATTTGATAGCCTCAGATAAATCAGACAAATCAGATAAAAAGGAGAGGGGACAATCGTTATCTTTATCTTCTTTATATGCAACGTGTCCGCCTTTAGTGAATATTTTATTAACGAAAACCGAGGCGGAAAGTGAAACAGCAGAAAAAAAGATTGAAATGACAACGGTAAATGAAACTGAAACTCTTATTGATAGCGTGACAACTGAAAAGACAAAAAAAGAGGAGAATTTGCAGCAAAATCCTTCAGAACTTTTGCCACAGAAAGAAATGGATCAATTGGAAGAAAAAGGTTCAGGGTTGCTTGAAGAAATAACAATTGATGAGGAAAAAGCTGCAGAGATTGAGGTTTTAAAAGGCAGCATTAACGTTAATAATAAGGATAAAAAAGTATCGAGTGAAAAAGAAGAGGAAAAGCCGCTTATAAAAGGTTTTGTACGTAACCACGATAAAGGAGAAGTGCAAGGTCCGAAAGAGGAGAAGTTTCCTTTAGATAAAATTTCTGTTGTTGGTGATTCTATCCCAAATATTGAAAAATCGTTTTCTCATGTAAAACGAGAGATTGAAGATAATGTGTTGCCTCCGCAGGAAATAATAACTTCAGATAAAAGCGTTTCTCAACAAACTGACATGGGAAATACGCAGAGTGATTCCTTAGATTTACATAAAGAATCACAAGATGTAGATGTTCCACATAAATGGGGAATAGAAAAGGATAAGACAAATACTTCAGTGTCGCAGCATCCTTTTCATGAAGTGATGGCTCAAAATATAGTTAAAGAAAAATCGGATTTAAATCGTATGAATACAGTTCCTCAAGCATTTCAAAGAGGTGTATATGTTGGCACAAATCAAGGGGAACAAATACAGACAGGAATGACGCATGTATTAAGGTTCCTTCATACGAGAGGAGAAACAAAAGCCAAGGTCGTTATTGAGCCACCAGCTCTTGGCAGGGTAGACGTGGAACTGCTCTCTTCTCAACGAGGGGTTGAGGCGTTTCTTCGTGTGAGTTCCGAATCTTTAAGGCATATTGTGCAAGAACAGTTACCAGCGCTTCGAAGTGCCTTTTCGCAGCAAGGACTTGTTTTAGCCGATTGCTCTGTGGATGTTCGAAAAGAGAATGAACATAGTGGACAAAACCAACAGAATAAACGGCGAGGAATAAAAGTAGCGATGGATGCTTTAGACGAAACTGAAGAACCTCTTGCTTTTCGTCTTGACCTAGAGCAAGGCTTACTCGTTTGGATGGCATAG